Within Deferrivibrio essentukiensis, the genomic segment TTAAACTTATTTCCGATACCATCTCCACGTATCTTGAAATATGTGCATTAAACCTGCAGATAAACAAACTTAACAGTATAGTTGATAATTACAAAAAAAGTTATGAATACAGACAAAAACAGTTTAGAAATGGAATTGTAAGCAACCTCATTCTCAAGCAGGAAGAAGCAAAATTAAATAGCTCCTACCTCACACTTGAAAATATTCTCGGAAGCAAAAAAGTGCTTGAAAACACCATCTCATTTATTACAGGCAAACAGCCTGATGAAATATTCAATTCAAAGGAAATAAGCTGTTCAAATTTACCTTCCCCGATACAACTTCCACCAATGTTGCCATCGGAAATCATTCAAAACAGACCTGATATTATCAGCGCTGAGGAAAATTTGAAGTCAACAAACTTTGAAATAGGTGTGGCAAAAGCAGCATATTTCCCCTCAATTTCTCTCACCGGCTCTTTAGGTCTTGAAAGTTACGAGCTTTCAAATCTCATGCAGTCCTCGGCAAAATTCTGGAATATTGGAGGCAGTCTAACAGCTCCAATATTTGACTTTGGCAGAATAAAGGCAAATGTCAAGGTAGCAAACTCCAGGCAAAAACAGGCATTAATAAACTACATTTATACAGTAAAAAATGCATTTAAGGAAATCCATGAAGCATTTATACAGCTTGAAAATATAAGCAAAAAAATTCAGATACAAAAAAGATTGCTTCAGGATTACTACGAAATTTTAAATATTGCAAAAAGTCAATATGAAAACGGCCTTATTGATTACATAAATGTAATTGATGCCGAAAGAAATATTGAGAACTTAAATATTGAGATAATAAACTTGAATAAAGAATATCTCAAACAGCAGGTCTTTTTATATAAAGCTATGGGGATAAACTAAGTATGATTATAGACTTCCACACTCATATTTTCCCTGATCATTTGGCTGAAAATGCTCTTAACTTCCTGTCTGAAAAAGGGAAGATATCTCCTTTCACCGACGGGACATTAAATGGTCTTTTGGAATCAATGGAAAAATCAGGTGTGGATGTCTCAGTAATTTGCAACATTGCTACAAACCCAAAACAATCTGACAACATTTTTAATTTTTGTAAAAAAATCAGGTCGGACAAAATACTGCCGCTTGGAAGTATTCACCCAGAGTCTGAAAATATCGAAGAATACTTAAAGAAATATAAATCTGAAGGGGTAAAAGGGCTAAAACTTCACCCTGACTATCAAAATTTTTATATAGATGATAAAAATGTCTATA encodes:
- a CDS encoding efflux transporter outer membrane subunit, producing MKRISIIILSLTIISCSFAPKYSRPVINLPEADNKTNTMINKKWWEDFKDKNLEKLVEESLKNNDNLLIAYEKINELEAAFNLSKANLYPSINGSGSVSRFQTSDEASVTGKGLNTNDYKLSASAVFEVDIFGKLKNKSKSQLSLLLAQKSYADTVKLKLISDTISTYLEICALNLQINKLNSIVDNYKKSYEYRQKQFRNGIVSNLILKQEEAKLNSSYLTLENILGSKKVLENTISFITGKQPDEIFNSKEISCSNLPSPIQLPPMLPSEIIQNRPDIISAEENLKSTNFEIGVAKAAYFPSISLTGSLGLESYELSNLMQSSAKFWNIGGSLTAPIFDFGRIKANVKVANSRQKQALINYIYTVKNAFKEIHEAFIQLENISKKIQIQKRLLQDYYEILNIAKSQYENGLIDYINVIDAERNIENLNIEIINLNKEYLKQQVFLYKAMGIN